The nucleotide window GTACACGCAGCCCGAGGTGGTGCGCCACCTGCTGGACGAGCCCTGGGACGAGGCGACCGCGCGGGCGAAGCTGGCCAAGCGGATCACGTGGGACGGCCTCGGCGGCCCGTCCGGGGCGGTGTCCCTGGTGGTGGAGCACGCGGGCGTCCCCGTGGGTGACGTGATCCTGTGGCTGACGGACCGCGAGCGCGGTGTCGCGGAGATCGGCTGGGCACTGGATCCGCGGCATGCCGGTCAAAGCTTCGCCCGGGAGGCCGCGGCTGCGCTGCTGGACCTGGGGTTCGAGACGTCTGGCCTGCACCGGGTGGTGGCACAGATGGATGCCCGCAACACGGCGTCCGCCCGACTGGCCGAGACGCTCGGGATGCGTCGAGAGGCACACCACCGGCAGGACCTGTGGAGCAAGGGCGAGTGGACGGGCACCCTCGTCTACGCGATGCTCGCGAGCGACCGGGGGGTGAGGGGCCATCTATGACGACAAAGGCAACGTCAGCTCCGGAAGAACAGCCTAGGGCCCCGTGGCGAAAGAGAAATCCCCCACCTGCGCATCGTGGAGAGGCGTGGGGGATGCGGTGATGTGAACGTTCGCATCCATGCGCACCGAGGTCGGCGTGTCGGGCGCAATCCGTGCCGCCGAACGGACTTCTACGCTCACCCCATGTAGCTCGACACCGTGAGGGGGTGGACTCGCGAGGCTCACCAGGTGTGCGGACCGAGGTCCTCGAGGATCTCCAGGTCGAGAAGCCACTCGTCAGGGCGGGGAGTCTCGGGGAGCACCGGCTCGTAGGCGCCGACGTAGACGACCTCCCCCATACTGAGGCCGGTGGCCTCCTCCGGCTCAAGGATCGTCAGATCAGCGTGGCCGGGGACGCGGTCGATCTCGGCGAGCCGCCCCGAGGGCCACACCTCGTGTGCCGCCCTCACCACGGCCCGCACACGACGCAACGGGATCGACCCGGCGGGGCTGCCGTCGTCGTGATGGGTGACGATCCAGCCTGCAGATGCCAGGGGCCCAGCCTGACTCACTCCCCGGGAGGGCAGCAGGATCAGCTCGTGGACTTCCCCCACGGCGATCGGGTCACCGCAGCATTCCTGCTCCCAGTCCGAGAGCGAGGCGCGGCCGACGGCGCCGACGGTGATGTCCATCATCGGAGTGTAGGGGCGGGGCCTCACCCGAGGGCGCGTGGGGCGTCTTCACCGGTGATGCTGGGGATTGGACTTGAGGCCAGACGAGTGAAGGCCCGGACAACTCACCCTCACCGCGTACATAGGTTCGACGCCATGACGCGAACGGGAGCCTTCACCATCGCGGGACTGGCCGCCTTCGCCATCTCCACCGGCATCCTGGTTCTCCTGCTGATCACGGGCTCGGAGACGCCTCGGGAGACGATGGCCTTCTTCGCCCTGATCATCGGCTGCTACGCACTGTCCGCGCTCTGCTTCGCTGCGGCGAAACGCGTTCTGCTGGCGCTGCTGTCCGGCGCGCTGGCTGTCGTCAGCTTCCCGCTCGCCCTGTTCATCGGGTACGTCGTGGAGATGCTTCAGAGCCAGCAGTGACACCGCCCGGGGCACGCGTCACCCGGGGCGCTCCACCCTCGTTCCAGCGGGACAGGGTGAGGTGCCACAGCCCGGGGACCGTGCGAGACGGGTCGCCTCCACGCGCGCCAATGTGCCCCTGTACGAGCGGCTCGGGTTCCGCGAGACCGGGCCCGTCACCGCCTACGGCACCGAGGACCTCACCGGCATGTGGTGGAAGGCCTGACCACGCCCACCCGGCGCGTGGCCGCCGCGTGGATACCCGCGGCCCGGGAGTGACGTCATGGACCTCGGATCGTGCTGATACCGGATCTCGTGACGTGACACCGGGTATCGTGAGCCACGCCACTACGCTGTGCCTCCACCGATAAAGGAGCAACCCCTCCATGCCGACCCTGCGAACCGTCCCCCTCTCCGCCGCCACGCGGGAGGATCACCTCGCCCGCCTCCGGGCCACCAGCCCGGAGGACCCCCTCGACATCCTGATCGTGGGCGGCGGCTCCACCGGCGTGGGCGCCGCGTTCGACGCAGCCACCCGCGGCCTCGACGTGGGCATCGTCGAGGCCCGCGACTGGGCCTCCGGGACCTCGTCCCGCTCCTCCCGCCTCATGCACGGTGGCCTGCGCTACCTCGAGATGCTGGACGTCAAGCTGGTGTACGAGGCGCTGCGTGAGCGCGACCTGCTGCTCACCCAGACCGCGCCCCACCTGGTGCGCCCCCTGCGCTTCGTCTTCCCGTTCTTCCACAAGGTGATCGACCGCGGCTTCATCGGCGCCGGCGTCACCATGTACGACGCCATGCAGTCGCTCGGCCGCCGCCGCGCGATGGGCGCGCACCGCCATCTCAGCCGCCGCTCCATGGCCGCGACCTTCCCCTCCCTCGACGACGAGAAGATCGTCGGCGCGGTGGAGTACGCCGACGCCCAGTTCGACGACGCCCGCCTGGCCATGATGCTCGTGCGCTCCGCCGTGGACCACGGCGCCGTGGCCGCCAACTACACCGCCGTCACCGACTACCTGCGCGGCGACGACGGCCGTGTGCAGGGCGTGCGTGTCCGCGAGGAGACCTCCGGCGAGGAGTTCGACGTGCACGCGCGCGCCGTCATCCTGGCCGGGGGCGTGTGGACCCAGGAGCAGCAGGAGCTGGCCGAGGCCGACGGCGGCCTCGAGGTGCTCGCCTCCAAGGGCGCCCACATCACCGTCCCGCGCGACCGCATCCGCGCCGACGCCGCCACCGGCGTGATCACCAAGACGGAGAAGTCCGTGCTGTTCCTCATCCCGTGGGACGAGTACTGGGTGATCGGCACCACGGACACCCCGTGGGCGGAGGACGTGGCCCATCCGGCCACCACCGCGGACGACATCGACTACATCCTCGAGCACGCCAACGCTGTGCTGAAGGAGGACCTCACGCGTGACGACGTGATCGCCACGTACGCCGGCCTGCGCCCGCTCCTGCAGCCGGTCACCGGATCCGACGGCGGCTCCACCAAGATCTCCCGTGAGCACACCGTCACCGAGGTGGCCCCCGGCCTCACCGCCGTGGCCGGCGGCAAGTGGACCACGTACCGGGCCATGGCCGAGGACGTCGTGGACTTCGTGGTGCGCGAGACCCACCCGACCCGTCCCAGCCTCACCGAGCGCATCCCCGTGCTCGGCGGCCTCGGCTACTCGGAGATCGAGGCGGAGGCGGACCGCATCGCCGCCGACTACGGCCTGGACGAGGCCCGCGTGGACCGGCTCCTGTTCCGCTACGGCACCGTGCTGCGCCACGTGCTCGACCTGATCGACGCCGACCGGTCCCTGAGCGTCCCTCTCGCCGAGGCGCCGCGCTACCTGCGCGCCGAGATCGTCCACGCCGCCCGGGCCGAGGGCGTCGTCCACCTGGACGACGTCATCGAGCGCCGCACGCGCCTGTCCACCGAGGTCCGCGACCGTGGCGTCGCGGCGGCCGAGGAGATCGCGTCCCTCGTGGCCCCCGAGCTGGGCTGGGACGCTGAGCGCATCGCCGGTGAGATCCGCGCGTACAAGGACCTCGTCGCCGCACGCCTCCGCGGCGAGACCGCCCACGACGACGTCACCGCCGCCGCCGCGCTCGTAGCCGCCGACGCCGCCCCCATCCACTGAGAGGAGCCCGTCCATGGGCACGATCTTCCTGTATGAGATCGCCGGCACGGCGATCCTCCTCCTGCTCGGCGTCGGCGTCGTCGCCAACGTCGTCCTCACGAAGACCAAGGGCAACGGCGGAGGCTGGCTGCTCATCAACTTCGGCTGGGGGCTGGGCGTCTTCGCGGGCGTCTACGTCGCTGCCGCGACCGGTGCGCACCTGAACCCCGCCGTGACCGTCGGCCTGCTCGTCAGCGGCGCCGAGGAGTACGCCCCCGGCATCGCCGTGACCCTCGGCGCCACGCTCGCGTACTTCGCGCGCAGCTGATCGGCGCCTTCCTCGGCGCGGCCCTGGCCTGGCTGGCCTACCGCGACCACTACCAGGCGGAGACGGACCAGGGCGCGATCCTGGGCACCTTCGCCACAGGCCCCGAGATCCGCAACCCGCTGTGGAACATGGTCACCGAGCTGATCGCCACGTTCGTCCTGGTGTTCGTGGTCCTGCTCTTCGGCTCCACCCCCTCCGGGCTCGGCCCGCTCGCGGTGGCCCTGCTCGTCGTCGCGATCGGCGCGAGCCTGGGCGGCCCCACGGGGTACGCCATCAACCCGGCGCGCGACCTGGGCCCCCGCCTGTTCCACGCCGTCGCGCCGATCCGGCACAAGGGCGGCTCGGACTGGGGCTACGCCTGGGTGCCGATCGTCGGCCCGCTCGTCGGCGCCGTCCTGGCGGGCCTCGCCGCGCCGCTGTTCGTCTGAGCAGCCCGTTCATCTGAGCGGTCTGCCCGTCCAACCCCGGCGGGCACGTTCCCCTGCGGGAACGCGCCCGCCACCCCCACACCCCCGTGACCACCTCCGAAGGAGTAGGACATGACCACCCCCCGCTACGTGATGGCCATCGACCAGGGCACCACGTCCACGCGCGCGATCCTCTTCGACCACAGTGGGGCCATCGTGTCCACTGGTCAGCGCGAACACGAGCAGATCTTCCCGCGCGCCGGCTGGGTGGAGCACGACCCAGTGGAGATCTGGACGAACACCCGCGAGGTCGTCGGCGAGGCCCTGGCCCGCGCCGAGGTGACCCGACACGACGTCGCCGCCGTAGGCATCACGAACCAGCGTGAGACCACCGTGGTGTGGGACCGCAACACCGGCAAGCCGGTGTACAACGCCATCGTGTGGCAGGACACCCGCACCGACCGCCTCTGCGAGCGCCTGGCCGGCGACGTCGGCGCGGACCGCTACAAGGAGCGCGTCGGGCTGCCCCTGGCCACGTACTTCTCCGGCCCCAAGGTGGCCTGGATTCTGGAGAACGTGGACGGTGCCCGGGAGGCCGCCGAGAACGGCGACCTCATCTTCGGCACCACGGACTCGTGGCTCGTGTGGAATCTCACCGGCGGCGGCGAGGGCGGCCGGCACGTCACCGACGTCACCAACGCCTCCCGCACCATGCTGAT belongs to Micrococcus sp. 2A and includes:
- a CDS encoding glycerol-3-phosphate dehydrogenase/oxidase; translation: MPTLRTVPLSAATREDHLARLRATSPEDPLDILIVGGGSTGVGAAFDAATRGLDVGIVEARDWASGTSSRSSRLMHGGLRYLEMLDVKLVYEALRERDLLLTQTAPHLVRPLRFVFPFFHKVIDRGFIGAGVTMYDAMQSLGRRRAMGAHRHLSRRSMAATFPSLDDEKIVGAVEYADAQFDDARLAMMLVRSAVDHGAVAANYTAVTDYLRGDDGRVQGVRVREETSGEEFDVHARAVILAGGVWTQEQQELAEADGGLEVLASKGAHITVPRDRIRADAATGVITKTEKSVLFLIPWDEYWVIGTTDTPWAEDVAHPATTADDIDYILEHANAVLKEDLTRDDVIATYAGLRPLLQPVTGSDGGSTKISREHTVTEVAPGLTAVAGGKWTTYRAMAEDVVDFVVRETHPTRPSLTERIPVLGGLGYSEIEAEADRIAADYGLDEARVDRLLFRYGTVLRHVLDLIDADRSLSVPLAEAPRYLRAEIVHAARAEGVVHLDDVIERRTRLSTEVRDRGVAAAEEIASLVAPELGWDAERIAGEIRAYKDLVAARLRGETAHDDVTAAAALVAADAAPIH